Part of the Catalinimonas alkaloidigena genome is shown below.
GCTTATGGGATCTATAGTGATGTAAGCAGTATAAAGGTAGACCCAGTTGGACCCAATTTTACGGCTTCAACCCTTCAACCTTCCTGCTCAGCTGAGAAAACCGGAAAAATCAGATTGCAGGTCACCGGAAACGGCACAGGAAAATACCGTCTTGATTACACTAAAGCTGGAGAGGATACTTTTACTGTCCCCGGAGGAATTACTTCCAACAATTATACAATAAATGATTTGGAGCCTGGAACCTATACCCTCAGGCTCAGTAACTATAGAAATAATGCAGCTTTTCCAAGTGCATGTGATATGACTCAAACCGTTACAGTGGGCACAGTAAATACTATTAGTTGGAAAAGCAGCAGTCAAAGCTTTAACCCTAGCTGTCCCGATGGCACTGGTCGTATCTATGTAGAAGTAAATGAGGGAAGTAGTGCCCATCCGGTAAACTTTACCATCAGCGGCGGGCATAGCTTTACGCGTAGCGGAACTAGTTATAACAAGGGCTACTTTAATAATTTACCAGCCGGTTCTTACACAGTGACAGCTACTGACCCGTGTAACAATACAAGCTTAAGCAAATCATTTACCCTAACTGCTCCCCCCAAGATTGTAGCCTCAGTTTCTACTACAAACCCGAAATGTGATAATCCTGATAATGGTAAAATCAGGGTAGACATATCCAGCGGCCCGGGTAAATACGACTATGAACTCTGGAAAGGCTCAAGCAGATTTAAGACTAAAAGTAATACTACCAATTCGTCTCATACTTTTAGTGGTCTTTCAGCAGACAATAACTATGAAGTTAGAGTATATGATCATGACCGAAGAGGTTGTTCACCCTTTCAGGTAGAAGAGGTCAGTCTTAGTTTTATACCTTTATCCATTTCATCATTTTCTAAAAGCGACATTCGTTGTGCCGGAGAAACAGGCACAGTTAAAGTCAAGGCAAGCGGGGGTAGTGGTTCCTATCAGTATACATTAGCCCATGAGTCAGGAAGTTATACCCAGAACAACACCCATGGAGCATTCACTGTAAATCGTGGAGGAAACTATACACTTACTGTAAAAAATAACGGATCTGGCTGTTCTGATGCCGTAAGCAAATCTCTAACCATCACAGCACCTTCCCCTCTCACTCTTAACATGAGTCAGCAAAATATCATTTGTTCAGGAGATTATGAAGGAAAATTGACAGCTGCGGTTAATGGAGGCACCGCTCCTTATACTTATCAGTGGCAGGAAAGAGAATCCGCATCTGAATCATGGTACAACTATGCGGGAAGTGGAGCAAGATCGCATCAAATAAGCCAACTTTATGATGCCCGTTATCGCCTTATTGTTACCGATAAAAATGGCTGTCAACTTACTTCAGAGGAATATATCCTGACAGATCCTGAATCATTAAGTATTGATGATATCAATGTACAACATGTAAGCTGTAAAGGAGCCTATGATGGACATATTTTACCTACAATCAGTGGCGGTTGGGGGGATTACATATTCAAATATCGGGAAGACACACAAACTGAATTTATTCCTTTTACGGAACAGTCTTTATTCGCACCCGGCAACTATCATATCCAGGTAATTGATCAGGAAGGTTGTACACTAACTTATCCTGAAATAATTACCATCACTGAACCTTCAGAGGCTTTATCTCTTCAGCATACAGTTTCCGAATATAATGGCTATCAGGTATCCTGCTTCGGTGGTAATGATGGACGGATAGAAGCAAGCGCCAGTGGAGGCAATGGGGATACTTTTGGCAATCAATACTGGTTTGCTTTGGACGAAGGTGATTTTTCCTCCCAATCTACATTTACCGGGCTTACCGCGGGTACCTATCAGCTTAAAGTCAAAGATGAAAGAGGCTGCATGCTTACCCAAGCTGTCACGCTTGATTCTCCTGAAGAGTTAAACCTAACCACAAAAGAGAAAAACTATATTCGTTGCTTTGGTGATAGTACAGGTTACATTACAGTTCAAACCGAGGGAGGTATCGACCCTTACCTGTATAGGATTGATACTGGGGAGTGGCAGGGTAGTCCTACGTTTACGCAACTGCCTGCCGGTACTTATACCCTGACAGTTAAGGATACGCAGGAATGTTTGACTGCATTCACAGAAAGTATAACGACTAATGACCCCTTAGCCATTACTTTCAATAAAACAGATGTGCGGTGCTATGGAGAGAACAATGGAGAAGTTACCGCTACTATCAGTGGAGGAAAAGCGCCTTATCATCTGCTCTGGCAGGAAACAGCCAGTTCGGATGCTCAATTAGTTCAGCTTGCTCCAGCCTGGTATACCTTGTCAGTAGTTGATGCAGAGGGCTGTATGTTTACAGACAGCGTCTGGATTCAGGAACCAGCATCTGCTTTGTATACCACTCCCCTGGTAACACCCGTACGTTGTTTTGATGAAGGAAATGGACAAATTACCATGCTTTCAGAGGGAGGTACTCCTCCTTATCGTTATTCCATAGATGGTGGAGCTACCTTTCAGAGTGATAGTTTGTTTAAGCAGCTCATTCCGGGAACCTATACTACAATAACAGAAGACAGTCGAGGCTGCACGTTTACGGTTGAAACTACAGTCATGCAGCCTGATACATTGGTACTATCGCTGGAAAGCAAAACAGATATTTTATGTCATGCTGAGGCCACAGGAAGGATTGAAGTAGCTGCAAGTGGCGGTACGCAGGCCTATCGTTATTCTTTAGACGGAGAAAACTGGCAAGACAGTCCGCTATTTACAGATCTGATAGCAGGCGACTATCAAATATATGTACAGGATATAAGAGGATGTGAAGCCAGCCTGACCGAGAGGCTTAGCGAGCCAGAGGCTCCCTTACAGCTTAGCTATGAAGTAACCCCTGTACAATGCAAAGGAACGGCAAGCGGAAGTATTACCACGACAGTAATCGGAGGAACACCTCCCTATACTTATCAGTGGCATAACTTGTCAGCCAATACGGCTATTGTCAACAGTCTTGCTCAAGGAGATTATATACTCAAGATCACAGATGCTCATGCTTGTCAGCTAATAGATACGATTGCGGTAACAGAACCTGAGTTCGCACTCCAGGCAAGCGTAAGTCAGCAAAATGATGTGAGCTGTTATGGTTTATCTGATGGGTTTGTGGAGATAGAAGCATTAGGAGGTTATCCACCCTATCAATACTCCTGGCAGGGAGAGGCTTTTTCCGATGTGATATCCTACGATAAATTGTCAGCCGGAAATTACCAAATGACTGTTCGTGATACTATGGGTTGTGAGGTAAA
Proteins encoded:
- a CDS encoding T9SS type A sorting domain-containing protein — translated: MNRLIYRAGQLLPTLLLIAHMSWGQAGSTEVSVKVVAYYQGKDGDGFGQGWNEYRWNFWYNDIPTPVCVEKYSKDPGWWYDEHEIVNGIKHDKVPGYDNNNPALYITMESWEEDDGDNCSYNSGDDTHYGPNSTVAVYDLYREQPPGTSIGSVMRKAFNYNTNNRVTYEFYYTPPEPSAPGVNKTNLCVNDDIVLSTDTYVHSSFLDQVHLYWEYWIVGDYYSIFGMNIPRWQSLGSATIASDNGGNKTISLKDLPGLKNLTDRQEVHLRVRSWANDAYGIYSDVSSIKVDPVGPNFTASTLQPSCSAEKTGKIRLQVTGNGTGKYRLDYTKAGEDTFTVPGGITSNNYTINDLEPGTYTLRLSNYRNNAAFPSACDMTQTVTVGTVNTISWKSSSQSFNPSCPDGTGRIYVEVNEGSSAHPVNFTISGGHSFTRSGTSYNKGYFNNLPAGSYTVTATDPCNNTSLSKSFTLTAPPKIVASVSTTNPKCDNPDNGKIRVDISSGPGKYDYELWKGSSRFKTKSNTTNSSHTFSGLSADNNYEVRVYDHDRRGCSPFQVEEVSLSFIPLSISSFSKSDIRCAGETGTVKVKASGGSGSYQYTLAHESGSYTQNNTHGAFTVNRGGNYTLTVKNNGSGCSDAVSKSLTITAPSPLTLNMSQQNIICSGDYEGKLTAAVNGGTAPYTYQWQERESASESWYNYAGSGARSHQISQLYDARYRLIVTDKNGCQLTSEEYILTDPESLSIDDINVQHVSCKGAYDGHILPTISGGWGDYIFKYREDTQTEFIPFTEQSLFAPGNYHIQVIDQEGCTLTYPEIITITEPSEALSLQHTVSEYNGYQVSCFGGNDGRIEASASGGNGDTFGNQYWFALDEGDFSSQSTFTGLTAGTYQLKVKDERGCMLTQAVTLDSPEELNLTTKEKNYIRCFGDSTGYITVQTEGGIDPYLYRIDTGEWQGSPTFTQLPAGTYTLTVKDTQECLTAFTESITTNDPLAITFNKTDVRCYGENNGEVTATISGGKAPYHLLWQETASSDAQLVQLAPAWYTLSVVDAEGCMFTDSVWIQEPASALYTTPLVTPVRCFDEGNGQITMLSEGGTPPYRYSIDGGATFQSDSLFKQLIPGTYTTITEDSRGCTFTVETTVMQPDTLVLSLESKTDILCHAEATGRIEVAASGGTQAYRYSLDGENWQDSPLFTDLIAGDYQIYVQDIRGCEASLTERLSEPEAPLQLSYEVTPVQCKGTASGSITTTVIGGTPPYTYQWHNLSANTAIVNSLAQGDYILKITDAHACQLIDTIAVTEPEFALQASVSQQNDVSCYGLSDGFVEIEALGGYPPYQYSWQGEAFSDVISYDKLSAGNYQMTVRDTMGCEVNVDIFVSQPNMLLATPKVVQHVSCFGGSDAQFRANVTGGTPPYRYSLDEGISWQQEALFTGYPIGQYTILVEDSLACQSLTQVTITEPSLLTATIENVVEAACTQANGEARLIVNGGTPPYRYQWINQKGELISEEVYPTNLVANVYDVYVKDVNNCLVHLTQIINDLDGPASEMVGWQDASCFTSSDGSATAKATGGSGTYQYLWDDPLAQTTPTATQLARGEYFVTVTDERGCVSISSVTIGSPEEFQIDTLHWKSPTCYEACDGQLELEISGGVAPYTYQWEGRSETTPTLTNLCRGEYTLTVTDAVGCSLTQLFSMLPPDSLQLKLISSKPPSCFQGCDGQVAIAVQGGTAPYQYQWSDATGQTSTQAENLCSGTYTVTVTDAQGCQAQHIVVIEETPQIAVHLPDTVNLCLNQSVTLDASIPQGQYAWTHNGFSLSTDAFVTVDQAGTYQVTVTNEQGCHEVAQTEVLTYDTLFEVNFLQTSELIVGDTLTLTEVCFPLPDSVNWYFPAETDILNASSWEPQITFEEADNYQITLVGYYSVCTDSITKTVAFFPPQKDLNSTARLAQGPQGIKFVTIFPNPTNGRFQVEVTLYSETSLFAFINDTNGQEIGRIQQKDSDAYSFEFDISQYASGQYYLQLRTQYDQKAARILLR